The nucleotide sequence ACTTCGGCGCGGGGCACTCCGGATTGGTGACGCTGGTGAACAGCGCGCCGCAGTTCATCAAGCTGGACCAGGCGCTGGTGCGGGACATCCACCGGCACAGCTACCAGCAGCACCTGGTGAAGTCGCTGGTGTCCTTCGCGGCCAGCGTCAACGCGACGCTGATTGCGGAAGGCGTGGAGACGTGGAACGAGCTGGCCGTGCTGCTCCGCCTGGGCATCCGGCACGCGCAGGGCTACCTGGTGGCCCGCCCCGCTCCCGTCCCCGTGCTTCCCAGCGTCGAGTTCGAGGCGCGGCGCCATGAAGCCATGCGCGCGCTCGACTTCCGCGAGGACGAGGACGACGAGACGGTGGGCAGCATCGTCATCCGCCGCAACTGCGTGGAGCGGCCCGTGACGCCCGAGGAGCTGGAGCGGCTGTTCCAGCAAAAGGCCGACGTGGACCACGTCGCCGTGCTGCATGGCGAACGGCTGGAGGCGCTGGTGTTGCGGCGCGCGACGGCCACAAAGGGCGCGGCGCAGGTGGCTCCGCTCATCGTCGAGGACCGGATGGCGCTCACCACCCTGGCGCGGCTCGCCATGGAGCGCGCGCCCGAAGCGCTCTATGACCCGGTGGTCGTCACGGATGCCCAGAAGCGATTCCTGGGTACCGTCACCATGCAGCAGCTCATTCGCCGCATCACGGAGTTGCTGGAACGGCGCACGCCGGCCTGATGACGGACACGGCTGCGGCGCGATGCGCACGACGCGGCCGTCCGACCTTGTTGCCCCGGTTCACGCGGGCACCGCCGCAGGTACAGCCCGACTGCCCGACAAGGTTCGTGTCGAGGGACTGCTCGGCGTCTTCCAGTTCCACGCCGCCACAACCCGTCAGACGTCCCGCAATCAGCGCCATCTGCAGGAGCCCCCTTGAGCACGAAGCGGTACTTCAAACGAGATGCAGAATCCGAGTACGGAGAAGGCATCTGCTACATGGAAATCACGGGGGACTGGCCGAGCCGGCAGATTGAAATCTACGGAGAAACGTGGCTCTGGGGCGACGAGAAACACCTCGAACACCTTGCGGATCAACCGTTCGAGGTTCTCGACCTGAGTGAGGAGTACGAAATCCCATCGGAGGAATTCGAACGCGCCTGGCAGGAAGCCATGAAACGCACCCCATCGAAATGAGGCAGGGCTCACTCAGCTCCGAAGCCTGGCCTTTTGCAGGGCGTTCCAATGGGCGTCGATGCGCGACGCCAGGTCATGAACGTTCCTCAGGGTTCGATGGCCATACCCGCCACGCCCTCGAAGCGGACAGGACTGCCCTTGCGGATGCCCACCTTCTCCGTCCAGCCGCCGGGCACCTCCAGCACGTACTGGCTGGGTACGCCCACGGAGCGGGACTCCAGTGAGCGAGGCACCGCGCGTGACACGATGCCCGCCACGCGCAGGTCGGACGTAATGAAAATCATGTCCAACGGGATGAGCGTATTGCGCATCCAGAACCCCTGGACTTCTTCGTGGGGGAAGAGAAAAAGCATGCCCTTCCCCTCCGCCAGTTCCTTGCGCCACATCATGCCCCGGGCACGTGTGCCCGCCGTCGCGGCGATCTCCACCTCCACCCGGCGCGCTCCGCCGAAGGCATCCTCCAGCCGCACATGTCCACGCGGAAGCGGCTGCATGACGTAGTCCTCGGCGGTGACGTCGGTGACGCGCGGACGGGGCGCTGCTGCCTTCGGCGTGGCACGAGGCGCGCTGCCCTGCGCCTCCTGCTGACAGCCCGATGCCAGCAACGGCACCGCCACCACCATCCACCGAAGGCCGTGCTTCATGAGTGCGAGTGCAGCGGCTTGTTGAGCAGCTTCTCCGTCAGCTCGCCGCCGAGACTGTCGGACATCAGCCCCTCCACCACCGTCTCGAACTCCACCCGCTGCGCTTCACTGCTGTAGATGAAACG is from Myxococcus virescens and encodes:
- a CDS encoding EAL domain-containing protein; the encoded protein is MSLPLSSAPAPAWLWKGDEPSVTSVFQPIVDLLRGEVIGHEVLSRGPGEFREPHVLFTQARLEGYTWELERACWTSALRCISTLPEAQRSAPFFFNVSPDVLSDPRFGDGSTEELLARYGLNPKNLVLEITEKAAFEDNALLQRLTRQCSALGFGIALDDFGAGHSGLVTLVNSAPQFIKLDQALVRDIHRHSYQQHLVKSLVSFAASVNATLIAEGVETWNELAVLLRLGIRHAQGYLVARPAPVPVLPSVEFEARRHEAMRALDFREDEDDETVGSIVIRRNCVERPVTPEELERLFQQKADVDHVAVLHGERLEALVLRRATATKGAAQVAPLIVEDRMALTTLARLAMERAPEALYDPVVVTDAQKRFLGTVTMQQLIRRITELLERRTPA
- a CDS encoding DUF192 domain-containing protein → MVVAVPLLASGCQQEAQGSAPRATPKAAAPRPRVTDVTAEDYVMQPLPRGHVRLEDAFGGARRVEVEIAATAGTRARGMMWRKELAEGKGMLFLFPHEEVQGFWMRNTLIPLDMIFITSDLRVAGIVSRAVPRSLESRSVGVPSQYVLEVPGGWTEKVGIRKGSPVRFEGVAGMAIEP